In the genome of Phaeodactylum tricornutum CCAP 1055/1 PHATR_bd_33x35 genomic scaffold, whole genome shotgun sequence, one region contains:
- a CDS encoding predicted protein, which yields MRENVSVLSKELKKLLCFLWRHDCVGTSIIVKTRQEISDLLECSVSSTQIIQGGLIGKLLVDVLLENPASTSQYPLGCVYAAARCFLISKGKLVLRSADTSASQVATIMHLFRLAFCSVVGAMSHPLGYMEGAKVLVKTVMERPTMNTFGPMIRQLREIQMQKPKIVDRHFSRNGEIVVQGLIFKPEVWKTLIPRVVGAARLVLSQIFDGKDWEVFLTTTLPLINVRISCGSDDSVHFQVQQASGDVFSESLKLSPQINEIDQDHLSSIVEFCLHGLGLGSMRHSETLGLQDFQVLWGDGALYFYAKSTKKWKAQSKLSTELTQHKLPKGGFGMLCPSKK from the exons ATGAGAGAAAATGTTAGTGTGTTGAGCAAGGAactgaaaaagctgctaTGCTTCCTCTGGAGAcatgattgtgttggaactagcatcattgtcaagacaagacaagagatcTCTGATCTTCTGGAGTGCAGTGTGTCTTCGACTCAGATCATTCAAGGTGGTCTgattggcaagcttttggttgatgtCTTACTGGAAAATCCAGCCAGCACAAGTCAATATCCCTTGGGGTGTGTCTATGCTGCAGCTAGATGCTTCCTCATTTCCAAGGGCAAGCTTGTGTTGAGATCAGCTGATACATCTGCTTCCCAAGTTGCCACCATAATGCACTTGTTCAGACTGGCTTTCTGTTCTGTTGTGGGGGCTATGAGCCATCCTCTTGGTTACATGGAGGGAGCTAAGGTACTGGTGAAAACAGTTATGGAGAGGCCCACCATGAACACCTTTGGACCCATGATCAGGCAGCTCAGAGAGATTCAGATGCAGAAACCCAAGATTGTTGACAGGCATTTCTCCAGAAATGGAGAGATTGTGGTTCAAGGGCTCATCTTTAAGCCAGAAGTTTGGAAGACTCTCATTCCAAGGGTTGTTGGTGCTGCCAGACTTGTTCTAAGTCAGATCTTtgatggaaaggattgggaAGTCTTTTTGACCACAACTCTGCCTTTGATCAATGTCAGAATATCATGTGGATCTGATGATAGTGTGCACTTTCAAGTTCAACAAGCTAGTGGAGATGTGTTCAGTGAATCTTTGAAGTTGTCCCCTCAGATCAATGAAATTGACCAAGATCATCTGTCATCAATTGTTGAGTTCTGTTTACATGGTCTGGGTCTTGGCAGTATGAGGCATTCAGAAACTTTAGGCCTCCAAGATTTTCAAGTTCTCTGGGGGGATGGTGCTTTGTACTTCTATGCCAAATCTAcaaagaagtggaaggcCCAGTCAAAACTCAGTACTGAGCTTACCCAGCACAAGcttccaaa GGGGGGATTTGGCATGCTTTGTCCCAGTAAGAAGTGA